One Ethanoligenens harbinense YUAN-3 genomic window carries:
- a CDS encoding rod shape-determining protein: protein MAGSDIGIDLGTATVLINIKGKGIVLQEPSVVAVDKTNDRVVATGTQAQKMIGRTPADIVAVRPLRGGVISNFDLTGEMLRYFIKRVCNYRLFKPRIMICVPSMITEVEERAVYDAAMQAGARKVYLVEEPIAAAIGAGLNITEPNGNMIVDIGGGTTDIAVISLKDAAVAASIKVAGDVFNEMIVKFIRRKYNVLIGERTAEDVKIAIGCVAPRETKEQMNVKGRSLVTGLPKMVETDSEEIREVLEPPLRSILDAIHSVLERTPPELVGDIVTNGIVLTGGGSLLYGLDKRIEAHTGISTRVADDPVTCVARGTGLALEHLNILEDGLIHLSRLNRDR from the coding sequence ATGGCGGGAAGCGACATCGGAATCGATCTGGGTACGGCAACCGTACTCATCAACATAAAAGGCAAAGGGATCGTGTTGCAGGAACCATCCGTGGTAGCGGTGGACAAAACGAACGACCGGGTGGTAGCCACCGGCACACAGGCACAGAAGATGATTGGCCGCACGCCGGCGGACATCGTAGCGGTGCGCCCGCTGCGCGGCGGGGTGATTTCCAATTTCGACCTGACAGGCGAGATGCTGCGCTATTTCATCAAGCGTGTCTGCAATTACCGCCTGTTCAAGCCGCGCATCATGATCTGCGTGCCCAGCATGATCACCGAAGTGGAGGAGCGCGCGGTATACGACGCCGCCATGCAGGCGGGTGCGCGCAAGGTCTATCTGGTGGAGGAGCCCATCGCCGCCGCCATTGGTGCCGGGCTGAACATCACCGAGCCAAACGGCAACATGATCGTCGACATCGGCGGCGGCACCACCGATATTGCGGTCATTTCGCTCAAGGACGCGGCGGTCGCCGCCTCTATCAAAGTGGCGGGCGATGTGTTCAATGAGATGATCGTCAAATTCATCCGCCGCAAATACAACGTACTCATCGGCGAGCGCACGGCAGAAGATGTAAAAATCGCCATCGGCTGCGTAGCGCCGCGCGAAACCAAGGAGCAGATGAACGTAAAAGGCCGCAGCCTGGTCACCGGCTTGCCCAAAATGGTGGAAACCGATTCGGAAGAGATCCGCGAGGTGCTGGAACCGCCGCTGCGCAGTATTCTGGACGCGATCCATTCGGTGCTGGAGCGCACACCGCCCGAACTGGTGGGCGACATCGTCACCAACGGCATCGTACTCACCGGCGGCGGCAGCCTGCTCTACGGGCTGGACAAGCGCATCGAGGCGCACACCGGCATCAGCACCCGCGTGGCAGACGACCCCGTTACCTGTGTAGCGCGCGGCACCGGCCTCGCGCTGGAACATCTGAACATCCTGGAAGATGGACTCATCCATCTTTCGCGCCTGAACCGCGATCGGTGA
- a CDS encoding flavodoxin family protein: MRVVLINGSPRATGNTRLALDTMAEELKKESIETDIVHVGSQPIHGCIACGYCETSPEHRCVFKDDPVNETVEKMRQADGFILGAPTYYGGIAGAMKCFLDRAFYTSSGYFRYKVASAVAVVRRTGGLDTLHQLQNYLALGETITPPSQYWTVGYGTDKGELAEDPEGMQTIRKHARAFAWLLKVVDAGKKSVPLPPEEAHIYTNFIR; the protein is encoded by the coding sequence ATGCGCGTAGTATTAATCAACGGGAGCCCCCGCGCGACGGGGAACACCCGCCTGGCGCTGGACACCATGGCGGAGGAACTCAAAAAGGAAAGCATCGAAACCGATATCGTGCACGTGGGCAGCCAGCCCATCCACGGCTGCATCGCCTGCGGCTACTGTGAAACCTCTCCGGAGCACCGCTGTGTCTTTAAGGATGACCCGGTGAACGAAACGGTGGAAAAGATGCGGCAGGCCGACGGATTCATCCTCGGCGCGCCCACCTATTACGGCGGCATTGCGGGCGCGATGAAATGCTTCCTCGACCGTGCGTTCTACACCAGCTCCGGCTATTTCCGCTACAAGGTGGCCTCGGCAGTGGCGGTGGTGCGGCGCACCGGCGGGCTGGACACGCTGCACCAGCTTCAGAACTATCTGGCGCTGGGCGAGACCATCACCCCGCCTTCACAGTACTGGACGGTGGGCTACGGCACCGATAAGGGGGAGCTTGCGGAAGATCCCGAAGGCATGCAGACCATCCGCAAACACGCGCGGGCGTTTGCATGGCTTCTCAAGGTGGTGGACGCCGGCAAAAAATCCGTGCCGCTGCCGCCCGAGGAAGCGCATATCTACACCAATTTCATTCGCTGA
- a CDS encoding MerR family transcriptional regulator, whose translation MDFSIAQAAKITGLAAHTLRYYEREGLLPRLRRDSTGNRLFDENALETLLFICCLKKTGMSIQAIRVFMDSRKDESAGLHGRVAILEQHRRDVLKRIAAFEENLATIDEKLSYYRQAAAAADSGEPIPPCGLCALHKKQVHLAAESRQ comes from the coding sequence ATGGATTTCAGCATCGCGCAGGCGGCAAAGATCACCGGTCTTGCCGCACACACCCTGCGTTATTATGAAAGAGAGGGGCTGCTGCCCCGCCTGCGGCGCGACTCTACCGGAAACCGCCTGTTCGACGAGAACGCCCTGGAAACCCTGCTGTTCATCTGCTGCCTGAAAAAGACCGGCATGTCCATCCAGGCGATCCGTGTGTTCATGGATTCCCGCAAGGACGAAAGCGCCGGTCTGCACGGGCGCGTCGCGATACTGGAGCAGCACAGGCGGGACGTGCTGAAAAGAATCGCCGCGTTCGAGGAAAATCTTGCGACCATAGACGAAAAGCTTTCCTATTATCGGCAGGCCGCCGCCGCGGCCGACAGCGGCGAACCGATCCCACCGTGCGGCCTGTGCGCGCTGCATAAAAAACAGGTCCATCTGGCCGCCGAATCCCGTCAATGA
- a CDS encoding ATP-dependent RecD-like DNA helicase: MEEQETLRGTVESVVFRNRENGWTVFELACGEELCTVVGHVFEIAEGETLTVKGEWGKHPSYGRQFKAETFERELPATESAMLRYLSSGAVKGVGPATAKRIVDVFGVDTLDILENHPERLTEVRGISEKKAQEMSEAYKSQFGVRTCMLFLQQYNVTAAQAIRVWKRFGANAVDIIKRNPYALCESGLYIGFERADAIAMQMGMDKGDAFRIHAGIAHILRHNLYSGGHTYIPREKLAGLAQALLGIDADTAASTIDDMAAEGELEDEEIGGRQVLFLPESHRAESYIAGRLLLMRGIRLPEMGDSGTRIREAEERMGITYARKQREAIETACRNSVMILTGGPGTGKTTTLNAIIHVYEGMGLKVALAAPTGRAAKRMSEVSGREAKTIHRLLEMSFESEDTARFTRNEKNPLDCDTVIVDELSMVDVMLLESLLRALKLNCRLVMVGDADQLPPVGPGNALRDMIDSGKVPTVVLDEIFRQAAKSLIVTNAHRIVRGKMPELARRDGNFFFMPRYTAAQVSTTVVELMHTRLPAAYGYSPLWDMQVLTPGRKGELGSGAFNKLLQDVLNPAGGGKAERPTVFGVLREGDKVMQVKNNYDLAWQRDNGEQGAGVYNGDVGLLERIDRRTGTLWVRFDDRLAEYGPDHAEELELAYAVTVHKSQGSEFKAVVLPLFSGAPMLFYRNLLYTAVTRAKEITILVGRKETIEQMVQNDRRSKRYTGLCAFLQAGEEP; this comes from the coding sequence ATGGAAGAACAGGAAACGCTGCGCGGCACCGTGGAATCGGTGGTATTCCGCAACAGGGAAAACGGCTGGACGGTTTTTGAACTGGCCTGCGGCGAGGAACTCTGCACCGTGGTGGGGCATGTGTTCGAGATCGCCGAAGGCGAAACGCTCACCGTCAAGGGCGAATGGGGCAAGCACCCCTCCTACGGCCGGCAATTCAAGGCGGAAACCTTCGAGCGCGAGCTGCCCGCCACCGAGTCCGCCATGCTGCGTTATCTCTCCTCCGGCGCAGTCAAAGGGGTCGGCCCCGCCACCGCCAAACGCATCGTGGACGTGTTCGGCGTGGACACGCTGGACATTCTTGAAAACCACCCCGAACGGCTCACGGAGGTCCGGGGCATCTCCGAAAAAAAGGCGCAGGAGATGAGCGAAGCCTACAAAAGCCAGTTCGGCGTGCGCACCTGCATGCTGTTTCTACAGCAATACAACGTCACGGCAGCGCAGGCTATCCGTGTCTGGAAGCGCTTCGGCGCCAATGCCGTGGACATCATCAAGCGCAACCCCTACGCCCTCTGTGAATCCGGACTGTACATCGGGTTTGAGCGCGCGGACGCCATCGCCATGCAGATGGGCATGGACAAGGGCGACGCCTTTCGCATCCACGCGGGCATCGCGCACATTCTGCGCCACAACCTTTACAGCGGCGGCCACACCTACATCCCGCGGGAAAAACTCGCCGGGCTGGCGCAGGCTCTGCTCGGCATCGACGCAGACACGGCCGCCTCCACCATCGACGATATGGCGGCCGAGGGAGAACTGGAAGACGAGGAGATCGGCGGGCGGCAAGTGCTGTTCCTGCCGGAATCACACCGCGCCGAAAGCTACATCGCCGGGCGGCTGCTGCTCATGCGCGGCATCAGGCTGCCGGAAATGGGCGACTCCGGCACCCGCATCCGCGAAGCGGAGGAACGCATGGGCATCACCTATGCCCGCAAGCAGCGGGAAGCCATCGAGACCGCCTGCCGCAACAGCGTGATGATTCTCACCGGCGGGCCGGGCACCGGCAAAACCACCACCCTCAACGCCATCATCCATGTTTACGAGGGCATGGGGCTGAAAGTGGCGCTGGCCGCGCCCACCGGCCGGGCGGCCAAGCGGATGTCGGAGGTTTCGGGGCGGGAAGCCAAAACCATCCACCGCCTGCTGGAAATGTCGTTTGAAAGCGAGGATACCGCGCGTTTCACCCGCAACGAGAAAAACCCGCTTGACTGCGACACCGTCATCGTGGACGAGCTTTCGATGGTGGATGTGATGCTGCTTGAATCGCTGCTGCGCGCGCTGAAACTAAACTGCCGCCTTGTGATGGTGGGCGACGCCGACCAGTTGCCGCCGGTGGGCCCGGGGAACGCCCTGCGGGATATGATCGACTCCGGCAAGGTGCCCACCGTGGTGCTGGACGAGATTTTCCGTCAGGCCGCCAAAAGCCTCATCGTCACCAACGCCCACCGCATCGTCCGCGGCAAAATGCCCGAACTCGCCCGACGCGACGGCAACTTTTTCTTCATGCCGCGCTACACCGCCGCGCAGGTAAGCACCACCGTAGTGGAACTGATGCACACCCGCCTGCCCGCCGCCTACGGCTATTCCCCGCTGTGGGATATGCAGGTGCTCACACCGGGACGAAAAGGTGAACTGGGCTCCGGCGCGTTCAACAAACTGCTTCAGGACGTGCTCAACCCCGCGGGCGGCGGTAAGGCAGAACGCCCGACGGTGTTCGGGGTGCTACGCGAGGGCGACAAGGTCATGCAGGTGAAAAACAATTACGATCTCGCGTGGCAGCGCGACAACGGCGAGCAGGGCGCGGGCGTCTACAACGGCGACGTGGGCCTGCTTGAACGGATCGACCGCCGCACCGGCACGCTGTGGGTGCGCTTTGACGACCGTCTGGCGGAATACGGCCCCGACCATGCGGAGGAACTGGAACTGGCCTATGCGGTAACGGTGCACAAAAGTCAGGGCAGCGAGTTCAAGGCCGTGGTATTGCCGCTGTTTTCGGGCGCGCCCATGCTGTTCTACCGCAACCTGCTCTATACGGCGGTCACCCGCGCCAAAGAAATCACCATCCTCGTGGGGCGAAAAGAGACCATCGAGCAGATGGTGCAGAACGACCGCCGCTCCAAGCGATACACCGGGCTTTGCGCGTTTTTGCAGGCGGGTGAGGAACCATGA
- a CDS encoding GNAT family N-acetyltransferase, with the protein MKIRKGRPAELPRLLELVEAAIADLEARQIHQWDADYPGPVLGDDLAEGTLYVQTDKGRIVGCFVLNREQEAECDARNWRDKNGNAWVLHRLCVHPAYRRQGIASGFLRFAEQITAEQGCTSIRLDVFAQNADACRLYERNGYENRGTVCLEPGHFHCFAFEKVLCRQP; encoded by the coding sequence ATGAAGATTCGCAAAGGCCGACCGGCAGAACTGCCGCGGCTGCTGGAACTTGTAGAAGCCGCCATTGCCGATCTGGAAGCGCGGCAGATTCACCAATGGGACGCCGACTACCCCGGACCGGTCCTGGGGGACGATCTCGCGGAGGGCACGCTTTATGTCCAAACGGACAAAGGGCGCATCGTCGGCTGCTTTGTCCTGAACCGGGAACAGGAAGCGGAATGCGATGCACGGAACTGGCGCGACAAAAACGGCAACGCATGGGTGCTCCACCGGCTGTGTGTGCATCCGGCATACCGGCGGCAGGGAATCGCGTCCGGTTTTCTGCGTTTTGCCGAGCAAATCACGGCGGAACAGGGCTGCACGTCCATCCGGCTGGACGTGTTCGCACAAAACGCGGACGCTTGCCGCCTTTATGAACGAAACGGATATGAAAACCGTGGAACCGTCTGTCTGGAGCCCGGCCATTTCCACTGCTTTGCATTTGAAAAAGTGCTGTGCCGTCAACCCTGA
- a CDS encoding ComF family protein: MSLLERVAGVLFPARCVFCGAVVPQGTFACPACAGKAPRVEEPVCSGCGRGKAFCACRRSFAFSACAAAYYYEDAVKRGIARLKFHGHPGVAAGFAALALPAARRVTADAAVDLVTAVPLSRKGLRARGYNQSTLFARALAGHLTLPYAETLQKPFDTKPQHTCGGTERWGNVFGAFAVCTDVQGKRILLADDILTTGATLHECARILMLAGAADVRCIAVACVR, encoded by the coding sequence ATGAGCCTGCTCGAGCGGGTCGCAGGCGTGCTCTTTCCCGCGCGGTGTGTTTTCTGCGGCGCGGTGGTGCCGCAGGGCACGTTCGCCTGCCCTGCCTGCGCAGGCAAAGCGCCCCGCGTGGAAGAACCTGTCTGCTCCGGCTGCGGGCGCGGCAAGGCCTTTTGTGCCTGCCGCCGAAGCTTTGCTTTTTCGGCCTGCGCGGCGGCTTATTATTATGAAGACGCCGTCAAACGGGGCATTGCCCGGCTGAAATTCCACGGGCATCCGGGTGTGGCGGCGGGCTTTGCCGCCCTCGCGCTCCCGGCGGCGCGGCGCGTCACGGCGGACGCGGCGGTTGATCTGGTTACCGCCGTGCCACTCAGCCGAAAGGGGCTGCGCGCGCGCGGCTACAACCAGTCCACACTGTTTGCCCGCGCGCTGGCCGGGCATTTGACACTTCCCTACGCCGAAACACTGCAAAAGCCGTTCGACACCAAACCCCAGCACACCTGCGGCGGCACGGAGCGCTGGGGCAACGTGTTCGGGGCGTTCGCCGTCTGCACCGATGTGCAGGGCAAGCGCATCCTACTGGCGGACGACATCCTCACCACCGGCGCCACATTGCACGAATGCGCGCGCATTTTAATGCTCGCCGGCGCGGCGGACGTGCGCTGCATCGCCGTCGCCTGCGTGCGGTAA
- a CDS encoding metallophosphoesterase has product MLTVTSLEIRLSCLPAAFDGFRIIHLSDLHGRRFGKANSLLLQAVLEQSPDLVVATGDMLDRKHEGGAAFLELVHPLAVHVPVYAIRGNHEQYMADHMDEAPFLAQYEKELRDAGVTLLDDRAALFFRDGAHILFYGITLPRFCYKPQAAKAPYACLPPDAVARHVGLADESHCGILLAHSPLFFHSYADWGADLVLSGHMHGGLIRVPGVGGLLSPYHHFFPRYDAGLHVLGDAKLVVSRGLGDSPLRVRICNPPEIVVVTLRAEHAQAADEPV; this is encoded by the coding sequence TTGCTTACAGTTACATCTTTGGAAATCCGTTTGAGCTGCTTGCCCGCTGCGTTTGACGGATTTCGTATCATCCATTTGTCCGACCTGCACGGGCGACGCTTTGGCAAGGCAAACAGCCTCCTGTTGCAGGCGGTGCTGGAACAATCGCCGGATCTTGTGGTCGCCACGGGAGACATGCTCGACCGCAAACACGAGGGCGGCGCCGCATTTTTGGAACTTGTGCATCCGCTGGCGGTCCATGTGCCGGTTTATGCGATCCGGGGCAATCATGAACAGTATATGGCCGACCATATGGATGAAGCGCCGTTTTTGGCGCAGTATGAAAAAGAGCTGCGTGACGCGGGCGTGACCCTGCTGGACGACCGTGCGGCGCTGTTTTTCCGTGACGGTGCACACATCCTGTTTTATGGCATCACGCTTCCGCGATTCTGCTATAAACCGCAGGCGGCGAAAGCCCCCTATGCTTGCCTGCCGCCGGATGCAGTGGCCCGGCATGTGGGCCTGGCCGATGAAAGCCACTGCGGCATTCTTCTTGCGCATTCGCCGTTGTTTTTTCATTCCTATGCCGACTGGGGCGCCGACTTGGTTCTTTCCGGTCATATGCACGGCGGTCTGATTCGCGTGCCGGGGGTGGGCGGTCTGCTTTCCCCCTATCACCATTTTTTTCCCCGATATGACGCCGGGCTGCATGTGCTGGGAGATGCCAAACTGGTGGTTTCCCGCGGGCTGGGGGACAGCCCGTTGCGTGTGCGTATCTGCAATCCTCCGGAAATCGTCGTCGTCACGTTGCGCGCGGAGCATGCGCAGGCGGCGGATGAACCTGTTTGA
- a CDS encoding citrate/2-methylcitrate synthase, with product MQETISQNQTDIEHGISEASFKKLCDEFRKYNHIDPKLFETYHVKRGLRNEDGTGVLTGLTLICNVHGYMIDDNEKVPVEGDLIYRGISIKDLVAGCETENRFGFEEVIWLLLFGHLPDATTLENFTKILANCRELPNYFTEDVLMKAPSANIMNQLGQAVLALYAYDRNPDENTVVNVLRQSIWLIARMPTIMVNAYQVKRRHFDHETMFIHPLESGHSTAESILATMRSDKKFTDQEAKLLDLCLMLHAEHGGGNNSSFTCRVLSSTGSDTYAAISGAIGSLKGPRHGGANIKVMQMMDYIKEGVEDWNDDDEIADFLAKILRKEAGDGAGLIYGMGHAVYTLSDPRAVILKKYAKKLADQTEHAEEFHLLESVERLAPAVFAQVKGSDKNICANVDLYSGMVYKVLGVPPELYTPLFAVARIAGWCAHRIEEMTTSNRIMRPAYKAVSTMQAYVPLAEREPLL from the coding sequence ATGCAGGAAACGATTTCGCAGAATCAGACCGATATAGAACATGGCATTTCCGAAGCATCTTTTAAGAAGTTATGCGACGAATTCCGTAAATATAACCACATTGATCCAAAGCTGTTCGAGACCTACCATGTCAAACGCGGCCTGCGCAACGAAGATGGAACCGGCGTGCTGACGGGCCTGACATTGATTTGCAATGTGCACGGCTATATGATCGACGACAATGAGAAGGTGCCCGTGGAGGGCGACCTGATCTACCGCGGCATCAGCATCAAGGATCTGGTGGCCGGCTGCGAGACGGAAAACCGCTTCGGGTTTGAGGAAGTCATATGGCTGTTGCTGTTCGGCCACCTGCCGGATGCCACCACGCTGGAAAATTTCACGAAAATCCTGGCAAATTGCCGGGAGCTGCCCAACTATTTCACCGAGGATGTATTGATGAAGGCTCCTTCGGCCAATATCATGAACCAGCTTGGGCAGGCGGTGCTGGCGCTGTATGCTTATGACAGGAACCCGGATGAAAACACGGTGGTAAACGTGCTGCGGCAGTCTATCTGGCTGATCGCCCGCATGCCCACCATCATGGTCAACGCTTACCAGGTCAAGCGGCGTCATTTCGATCACGAGACCATGTTCATCCATCCGCTGGAATCCGGCCACTCCACGGCTGAAAGCATTCTGGCCACCATGCGCTCGGATAAGAAATTCACCGACCAGGAAGCGAAGCTGCTCGATCTCTGCCTGATGCTCCACGCCGAGCACGGCGGCGGCAACAACTCCAGCTTTACCTGCCGGGTCTTGTCGTCTACGGGGTCGGATACCTATGCGGCCATTTCCGGCGCCATCGGCAGCCTCAAGGGCCCGCGGCACGGCGGCGCCAATATCAAGGTGATGCAGATGATGGACTACATCAAAGAAGGCGTCGAGGATTGGAACGACGACGACGAGATTGCCGACTTTCTTGCCAAGATATTAAGAAAAGAAGCGGGCGACGGCGCGGGCCTGATCTATGGCATGGGCCATGCGGTCTATACCCTTTCCGACCCGCGCGCGGTCATCCTGAAAAAATATGCCAAAAAGCTTGCCGACCAGACCGAGCATGCGGAAGAATTCCATCTGCTGGAATCCGTGGAGCGCCTGGCGCCTGCGGTGTTCGCACAGGTCAAGGGCAGCGATAAGAACATTTGTGCCAACGTGGACCTGTATTCCGGGATGGTGTACAAGGTGCTGGGGGTGCCGCCCGAGCTGTATACTCCGCTGTTTGCAGTGGCGCGCATCGCGGGCTGGTGTGCGCACCGCATTGAGGAGATGACGACCAGCAACCGCATCATGCGTCCGGCCTACAAAGCCGTTTCCACCATGCAGGCCTATGTACCGCTGGCGGAGCGCGAACCCCTCTTGTAA
- a CDS encoding M23 family metallopeptidase: MSKFKMRPSRFSQFMSGKGFYIALALCLVAIGSAAYIAANGTFKNLGVGVVSSSGAASASSAGSDDAAGWDGAEQTVNTVSGVTGSRSSSGADSASSSQAASSAPSSSASSAASSAAQTAAPNYYVMPVTGDVITAYSPNTPIYDKTMDDWRVSDCVNIAADEGTPVKACADGTVLDVKVDSMLGQEVIIQHSGGLQSIYANLSDQVAVKKGQQVQAGTVIGAVGQSAQSEISLVPHLHFAMMKNGQPIDPLVTVQSK; the protein is encoded by the coding sequence ATGAGTAAATTCAAAATGAGACCATCGCGTTTTTCCCAGTTCATGAGCGGTAAGGGCTTCTACATAGCCCTTGCTCTCTGCCTCGTGGCGATTGGTTCCGCCGCATATATCGCTGCCAACGGGACGTTCAAGAACCTGGGCGTCGGCGTCGTTTCGTCATCCGGCGCCGCATCGGCATCGTCCGCCGGTTCGGACGACGCCGCAGGTTGGGACGGCGCGGAACAGACCGTCAACACGGTCAGCGGCGTGACGGGCAGCCGGTCTTCGTCGGGCGCGGACTCCGCGTCGTCTTCGCAGGCCGCGTCTTCCGCCCCGTCGTCCTCCGCTTCTTCCGCCGCTTCTTCCGCCGCCCAGACTGCCGCGCCCAATTATTACGTCATGCCCGTTACCGGCGATGTCATCACCGCCTACAGCCCCAACACCCCGATCTATGACAAAACCATGGACGACTGGCGGGTAAGCGATTGCGTGAACATTGCCGCGGACGAGGGCACACCGGTGAAAGCCTGCGCGGACGGCACGGTGCTCGACGTGAAGGTAGACAGCATGCTCGGGCAGGAGGTCATCATCCAGCACAGCGGCGGCCTGCAGTCCATCTATGCCAACCTGAGCGACCAGGTGGCGGTGAAAAAAGGGCAGCAGGTGCAGGCCGGCACCGTAATCGGCGCGGTGGGCCAGTCCGCACAGAGCGAGATTTCGCTCGTACCGCATCTGCACTTTGCCATGATGAAAAACGGACAGCCGATCGATCCGCTGGTCACCGTTCAGTCCAAATAA
- the metA gene encoding homoserine O-acetyltransferase MetA: protein MPIKVPDGLPAIGVLEKENIFLMTEDRAVHQDIRPIKLIILNLMPTKVVTETQLLRLLSNTPLQLQVDLLQTATHEAKHVSGEHLVEFYKTFDDIRKERYDGMIITGAPVEQMPFEQVDYWQELCKIMRWSKTNVYSTLHICWGAQAGLYYHFGVPKYPLPQKLFGVYPHRPLRRNHPLLRGFDDEFYVPHSRHSEVHAEDIEKVPELVILADSPEAGVNIVANKNGRQFFATGHLEYDRYTLAREYDRDVKKGLPIAVPTNYFPGDDPSKKPLVKWRGHAALFYTNWLNYYVYQETPYDLADLK from the coding sequence ATGCCCATCAAAGTGCCGGACGGTTTGCCGGCGATCGGAGTGCTGGAAAAAGAGAATATCTTTTTGATGACCGAAGACCGCGCCGTGCATCAGGATATCCGCCCCATCAAATTGATTATCCTGAATCTGATGCCTACCAAGGTGGTGACCGAAACACAGCTTTTGCGGTTGCTGAGCAATACGCCGCTGCAGTTGCAGGTGGATCTGCTACAGACCGCGACGCATGAAGCCAAGCATGTTTCAGGCGAACATCTGGTGGAGTTTTATAAAACGTTTGACGATATACGGAAAGAGCGATACGATGGCATGATCATCACGGGTGCGCCGGTGGAGCAGATGCCCTTCGAGCAGGTGGACTATTGGCAGGAGCTTTGTAAGATCATGCGCTGGTCCAAAACCAACGTCTACTCCACCCTGCATATCTGCTGGGGTGCGCAGGCGGGTCTGTATTACCATTTCGGCGTCCCCAAATATCCCTTGCCGCAAAAGCTGTTCGGTGTCTACCCGCACCGGCCTCTCCGGCGTAACCATCCGCTTCTGCGCGGGTTTGACGACGAATTTTATGTTCCGCATTCCCGGCACAGCGAGGTCCACGCGGAGGATATCGAGAAAGTGCCCGAGCTGGTGATTTTGGCCGACTCCCCGGAAGCCGGCGTGAACATCGTGGCCAATAAAAACGGGCGCCAGTTTTTTGCCACCGGCCATCTGGAATATGACCGTTACACGCTTGCGCGCGAATATGACCGGGATGTGAAAAAGGGCCTGCCCATTGCGGTTCCGACGAACTATTTTCCGGGCGACGACCCGTCGAAGAAGCCGCTGGTCAAATGGCGCGGACATGCCGCTTTGTTTTACACCAACTGGCTCAACTACTATGTCTATCAGGAAACGCCGTATGATCTTGCGGATCTGAAATGA
- the spoIID gene encoding stage II sporulation protein D → MKDYILPIAAFTIFLLIIPLAALALNTNVQYNTAKNASSVTQAPPVQPVPVSAAETDGGFTVYHTRTKSAETLSADDYVRGVVAAEMPAEYPGEALKAQAAAAFTYAAVQRAYHRTHPAAAASIGGADVSDDPSHYQSYISEETARRRFGSDFDWQWAKITQAVQAVHGFALTQNGQLINALYFSCSAGKTESSHDIWGDDVPYLVEVSSTWDSAAPDYHSTVRVSQAAFQKAAASDVSGAAFGPDPSGWIGIVSHSDAGGVLTVRLGGKTVSGTNIQSLFGLHSTHFDVQFANGTFTFTVLGDGHGVGLSQYGACALAKQGKSWQDIVKYYYTGVAVTPFPW, encoded by the coding sequence ATGAAAGACTACATTCTCCCCATTGCAGCTTTTACGATTTTTTTATTGATAATTCCCCTCGCTGCGCTGGCTTTGAATACAAACGTGCAATATAATACAGCAAAAAATGCATCTTCGGTCACGCAGGCCCCCCCCGTGCAGCCGGTTCCCGTCTCTGCGGCCGAAACGGACGGCGGCTTCACCGTCTACCACACGCGGACAAAATCGGCAGAAACCCTCTCCGCCGATGATTATGTCCGCGGCGTAGTGGCGGCGGAGATGCCGGCGGAATATCCCGGCGAGGCACTCAAGGCGCAGGCGGCGGCGGCTTTCACCTACGCCGCCGTGCAGCGCGCCTACCACCGGACTCACCCGGCCGCGGCCGCGTCCATTGGCGGAGCGGATGTGTCGGACGACCCCTCGCACTACCAATCGTATATTTCCGAGGAGACCGCACGCAGACGTTTCGGCAGCGACTTCGACTGGCAGTGGGCCAAAATCACCCAGGCGGTGCAGGCCGTGCACGGATTCGCCCTCACCCAGAACGGCCAGCTCATCAACGCGCTCTATTTTTCCTGTTCGGCAGGCAAAACGGAAAGCAGCCACGACATCTGGGGCGACGACGTGCCCTATCTGGTGGAAGTGAGCAGCACCTGGGACAGTGCCGCCCCGGATTACCACAGCACCGTGCGCGTTTCACAGGCCGCGTTCCAAAAAGCAGCCGCGTCGGATGTCTCCGGCGCGGCGTTCGGACCCGACCCTTCCGGGTGGATCGGCATTGTTTCCCACTCAGACGCGGGCGGCGTGCTCACCGTGCGTCTGGGCGGCAAGACGGTGAGCGGGACGAACATCCAATCCCTGTTCGGGCTGCATTCCACCCATTTTGACGTGCAGTTTGCAAACGGGACCTTCACGTTCACTGTGCTGGGTGACGGCCACGGCGTGGGGCTTTCGCAATACGGCGCCTGCGCGCTGGCCAAACAGGGCAAAAGCTGGCAGGATATCGTGAAATACTATTACACCGGCGTCGCCGTCACGCCTTTTCCATGGTAA